AAAAACACCGATTCGATTTCGAGTCCGACAGTTCTTTGGAAGGAAGAAGATTACGGTTACCCCATGGCGCCGGAAGAGAATGATGGCTTTGGAAACACAAAATTGAAATTGCGGAAAGAGATCGGCGATACATGAGATCATTCATTAAGGTCGTGATGTTGTTTTTCATCGGCATGGAGTTGATTTCGTGCGAAAGAGGAAAGCGTTCTAAGGATGACAGTCAGAGTGATTTGGATGTTACGTTGATTACTGACGAGGACTGTACGGACGAAGATTCGGTAGAGTTCGGAGAATGCATGAGCAAGTGCGGCGAGGTCGATGACAGCATGCGTGATATTTGTGAGGCGTTTGTTTACGACAGAGATAAATGGATTGAATGTCAGTATGCTTGGGGGTATTACGGAAATACTTGTTATGAGTACTGCCAATACCTTCCATGTGGATCTCCGCGACAGGACGGAGAGGACGAAGATGAAGGCTCCCGGTGCTGGTTGCCGGACAATCCATCATGGGAATGCTCGGTCGAGTGTATGGCGGATTTTTATCCACATGAATATGGGTGTGCGGAGTTGTATGGGTGGAATACATCTGAATGGGAAGAATGCATCGCTCCGTATCTAGGTGAATTTTGTAGCTGTATATCGCCGTGTGTCGATCTCCCCTGTGGATCTGGAGAAATTCCGTATATTTGTACCCCGGAAGGCGTACCTTAAGCAAACCGCGCTTCAGAACTCCCTCGTCATCGACACTTCGGCACTCCTGAAAATAGCGTTAAATGATTGAAAGCACTGGACAAATAGTCGGTTTTGTACTAGTTAATTATGCCGGGAATCTGGTATAGCAACCCCCAAAATCCGCATTTCGTCCGGCTCACCGCATCCTGAGGTTCTCGAAGAATGGCCCCATCCCCGAAAGTTGCGTACCCATCGCCCGGCACCGGGAAAATCGACTGAGCTGGGTTTCAGGTTTCCCTGATGGGGGTGAGTAGCGCGTCGATTCGGCGCAGCAGCGCGTCCACCGCCCGCGGATCGCGGCGCATGCGGTGCGTCACGCCGGGCAGGATTTCGAGCCGCGCACGCGGCGCGGCTTCGGCCAGTCGGCGGGCATGGGCGAGCGGGACGACTTCGTCATCCTCCCCGTGAAGGATCGTGAGAGTTTCGGCCCGGCAGCGCGAAACGGCGTCGAAGGCGCACAGGCGCACGAACGACTCCGCCCATTCGCGTGGTGATTTGGCGTAGCCTTCGCGGATCATGCCGAGGCGGCGGTAGAGATCGAACCACGCCTCGGGGGCGCTCACGGCGTCGAGGAATGAAAAGTCGCCCGGCGCGGCGAACGTCACGACGTGACGCAGCCGCGCGTCGCGAGCGCTCTGGACGATCATCGCCGAGCCGCCGGTCGAAGACCCGACCCCGATGAGCGGATCGGCGCGCCAGGGCGCTCGCTCCCACGTGTCGATCACGGCGGCGAGGTCGCCCGGCCCGCGGTCGACCTCGAGCTGCCCGCCCGACGCGCCGGGCCCCCGAACGTTGAAGATGACGGCGGCGACGCCGAGAGCATCGGAAATCGTTCGCGCAAGTCCGGGATATCCTGGGTCGTCCGTGGCGGCGCGTTCAGCGCCCGACGGCAGTCCGTGGGCGATGAGGACCGTCCCTCGCGGCGTCGACGCCGGCATGAAGACCTGACCGACGATCATCACGTCGTCGGCTGAACGGCAAGCGATCGGGAAACAGCGAAGGGCGTCAGTGTTCGGCGGCGAGTCGAAAGTCACGGGGTAATGGTAAACGTCTTCTTCCCGAATTGATGCGTGGTTTGAAACGTATACCCCGACGAATTCGCCGAAACCCAGACGAAGGTCACCTGCCCGTCGTCGAGCAGGTTCTTGTCCACCGTGAGCAGATCCTGAAGGTTGCTCGAATACGCGCCCGCCAGCGACTTGTGCGACTCTTCGGCGATTTTCGCGTTGATGCCGGTGGATTGGGCCGAGGCGTCGTACGCC
This genomic interval from Deltaproteobacteria bacterium contains the following:
- a CDS encoding prepilin-type N-terminal cleavage/methylation domain-containing protein is translated as MRLNVRGFSLVELMITVAILAILSLIAIPRFVGMRHAAYDASAQSTGINAKIAEESHKSLAGAYSSNLQDLLTVDKNLLDDGQVTFVWVSANSSGYTFQTTHQFGKKTFTITP